The Silene latifolia isolate original U9 population chromosome Y, ASM4854445v1, whole genome shotgun sequence sequence AAGCTCACAAACATCCCCAAAGAATGAGTAGTTTCTAATACATGTAGCATCAGCCCAAAAGAACTTTGTTAGACGGTTTTGCGGATCAACATCATAGGCGAAGTAGAACTGGGGTTGGGTCGCTTTGAGTTTCTCGAGTCAATCGATGAAAAGGTCAGCATCTCTTAACCCAATGTAGCACTTGATATCTCTTTAAaatttcttaaaatctatcaatgTAGCACCGATATTTTCATACCCATTGACAAGTTCCTTAACCTGTCTAAAGGTCAATCCAGCGCCAATATTCAACTTGGAGTTGTCCAAGATAAGCGTCTTCTGGAACATATCAAGGGATCGTGAAATCTTATCGAGATCTATTACGTACGAGAGGTGAGACGATGATTGTGGACTTGAGAAAACTCGTCAATCATAGCTGGGCCATCAAGGCCATGTAGAAGGGCAAATCGGACGTACGCTCGGCATCCAATTCTAGTGATTTTAACTCGTCGTGTAATCGTACTAGCTGTGGACGAACCATCACCCATATTCTCATCATCCTTGGTTACGGGGGCATTTTGTTTCGGTTTAGATTCCCTGAACCCTTGACGGTTGCAGACTATGAATTTTTGGTGTGCAACACCACCTCGCAGTGTTTTCGTACTGTGCTTCCGAGGGGTAAATCCACATGCCCGAGCATAAACCTCGTAAAACTTGATTCCAGCCTCAAGGGAGGCAAAAACTGCACCAATGGTAGGTCTAAACTTGTGCTCAACCACACGCATCTAGCACTCACCTCCATTAGGCGTGTGAGACAGAACAAGCTGATTATTTGGTTGAGGATTGGGTTGCTCTTGGACAATTGGCGTAGAATGGGGTTTAGTGACAAGAGATTTGAGTCTCAATACAAAAAGAAAATACGAGTATTAGTGACCTGAAATACAACGGTGGTATTACAAAGAGTGACATTGTTACAGTAATACTAGTACTATGACAATGTAGTGACATAAGG is a genomic window containing:
- the LOC141630471 gene encoding protein FAR1-RELATED SEQUENCE 5-like, whose product is MRVVEHKFRPTIGAVFASLEAGIKFYEVYARACGFTPRKHSTKTLRGGVAHQKFIVCNRQGFRESKPKQNAPVTKDDENMGDGSSTASTITRRVKITRIGCRAYVRFALLHGLDGPAMIDEFSQVHNHRLTSRT